The genomic window TTCTTGTCGGATTTGGTGATGTTCTTTTGCGCCTTGCCGGACTTCTTCATTGCTTTGCCAGCGGATTTTCCTCCTGGAGCCATTTTTGATTACTATATGTTTTCGTTGCGAGTTGAACGTTAAACAGACGATATCAGAATGATGCCATACACAGTAAGGCGATGGTATATATTAGTAATCAAGGGCAATACGTCGTTTGTTCATTGGTCGACAGCTTATCAAATATAACAGAACAAACTGAGTTCATCAGTGTTTATGTTATCGAAAAGAATATTAGTTTCTCCACTAACAAAATCATCATTTGtgtcaattaaaaacaacaccGTTTAGTAGTAGTTGTAAAGCAAACGATGTTGTGTAGCGTCGTCATAACGGTCGAATTGGTCCAATCGCAGTATTGTTGTCTAGTTCACGGCTATATAATGAACGTCCAGCCTATGTTTGTCATCATTCAGTTTTGAAACGCAGTCGAAAACAGTCAAACGAATTTCCAATCATGAGCGGAAGAGGCAAAGCAGGCAAATCCAAAGGAGGTAAATCCAAGACCAGGTCGTCCCGTGCCGGACTCCAGTTCCCGGTCGGTCGTATTCACCGTCTGTTGAGAAAAGGAAACTACGCCGAACGTGTCGGAGCCGGGGCACCGGTATACTTGGCCGCCGTCATGGAATATTTGGCAGCTGAAGTTTTGGAGTTGGCCGGTAACGCTGCCCGTGACAACAAGAAATCTCGTATCATTCCCAGACATTTGCAATTGGCCATCAGAAATGACGAAGAATTGAACAAATTGTTGTCCGGAGTGACAATCGCCCAAGGCGGTGTGTTGCCCAACATCCAGGCTGTTCTCTTGCCCAAAAAGACCGAAAAGAAGGTCTAAGTTACAATTCCAACAAGTGATCtcttctattattaaaaaggcCCTTTTCAGGGCCACCAATTCTATTTTTCGTTGTTTGATCAATCTACTAtgccaattttttattaatctttagTCCCAAAGATTCGGataatgaattgaaaaattgtgttcaattataaaacccattcaataatgtaattatgatTTGTTTATATCAAATTCCTGCCATGCGCATACTTATGTTATAttctatgtaataaattatgaaattgtttAAACTGACATAATTGTGTTGcgcatataattaattacaccaGCATTAtatgtcaattatttatattattactttgtacaatttttgtttctgaaataatgataaattatttcacaaacttatatttatgtagctaattaattatttttcgaatacatatatttgacTTTGGTAAAGCTTGTGatctactattaatataactgtAGTGATGGGCTTAATCGAATGATTAGTTATTGCCATTTACGAGAGATCACTCGATCAAAATGGTTGAAATGTTTTGAACGAAAAATCgagtaataatatcttataattgaaattatcgAATTAGTTATGAAAATCGCTAGaaaccaaatttttaaataatcctaTTGAATTGGtaagaaatacaaattatttttactacagtaaactattagttattacttattatgccTACTGGTTAATAGAAAACATTCGAcgcgttataaattaatttatacattttaatttttaataaattacttttacatgttttataaatatacagtcACATAGATTCATAGATAGGTtagtaatgattaataaaataaaaactgaatttaaaaaacctattattatattatgtgtacattgAACAATTCGATTCTAACTTGTCGCGCTGTAAATACAAAATCGCAGGTCACCGCCGAAAATATCATTCGATAACgactttaattcaataatcgAGATATCTCGATAATATGAGTAacgtatctataataaaaaatgccaATGACCtattctttaattatattatggtatgttATGAGTATACCTAGTAAAGCTTGAAAAgcaaaaaaagattaaagttCTTTTAATGCGagattacctttttttttttgcagtttGAAACCGACGACCGGGAGGGGACTGCTTTCGCATTGCTTCCTCTCGGCCAATGCGAGATTACCTATATGACGTGAAATTGTAgatgaattcaaaattatcaaattatatttttttacttaggttTAGATAGTtgacacaataaaataatactacataataatacctatcaatcaaaacaaaaataaaaatgtaattcaattagaaatattgaataactatatttaatacattaatcgtAGATCACAGTGGACGACCCGGTAGATCACACGCTTTACCAATGccacatatttacatattatacagtatattataataaatttatgattacactgaaaaataagaatacgaaaatataataagttaatatgagttttaataactcatttaaaatatttgatataatattctcaACGCTCCGATATgcttaagttaattttaaaaaattcataaagtatacaaataaataaatacatagcaatgaataatcaaaaaatattgtagtttatttCTGATTCTAgaagttaatgaaaaatcaagttattatttttttaaataattgtcagATACGcataaaaatagttgtttttcGTCCGTTTACCGATAattcgttattataaattagtagcAGTGAATAAATGAGTTGGTCCAAAATGAAAAGGAAATAAAATTGgattcataaaaatacatttttaaaaaaatggtaatagaataaataaaaaaagcaatGCAAGGCAgtacaaatacatacaaatatagaaAGCGGATATGTCGGAAGTATCTATCAtatatacactaaaaatattatttaaccacgaacgtaacaaaaataataacgtgaGCATGAGCAACCGTTAACATGGACGCAGTTCGGGAAATTCGGtctgttaattaatatactataacgaTACtcgtatgaaatattattttgtcttatGTACATCTTGAAAGcgaaacgattttttttaattccctCATCATATTACATACGcaacttatattttacgtgAATAACTTAACACGTTATGGGTGTTGTAACGCAAATAAACAAACTATACCACTTATagcaaaagtaaaattaaatttgtggcCCTGAAAAGGGCCTTTTTAAGGTAAGTGTTTATGTGTACATGTATGCGTTTAACCACCGAAACCGTACAAGGTACGTCCTTGACGTTTCAGCGCGTAGACGACGTCCATGGCGGTAACGGTCTTCCTCTTGGCGTGTTCGGTGTATGTGACGGCATCACGGATCACGTTCTCCAGGAATACTTTTAGAACTCCACGGGTTTCTTCGTAGATCAAACCAGAGATACGTTTCACACCTCCACGACGGGCTAACCGACGGATGGCGGGCTTGGTGATTCCCTGGATGTTATCACGGAGCACTTTGCGATGACGTTTGGCGCCTCCTTTTCCAAGACCTTTTCCTCCTTTACCGCGTCCGGTCATGTTGAATTTATGTAGTTTCCAACTTAGAACTGCAAGACTTGCTACTGTGAACGCTGAACGTTGACTGATGCCCGATTTACAAACGCCATTGTATTTATGCGTTTTACGGCGCGCGCCCGGCCAATCGAAGTGCACCATTCCATTTCTCCCACCCATCGGTTGTCGTTCACGCGCCGGCCAATGAGAACCGCAGATACGAATCcgttttgtgtataaatactGGTGGTATTCGTTGCATTGAAACATCAGTGTTTTACAGTTTGACCGAGCAACAGCTACTATCATCATTCAAAAATGGCACGTACCAAGCAAACAGCCCGCAAATCCACCGGAGGCAAGGCCCCAAGGAAACAGCTGGCCACCAAAGCCGCACGTAAGAGCGCACCAGCTACCGGAGGAGTGAAGAAGCCACATCGTTACCGTCCGGGTACAGTCGCTCTCCGTGAAATCCGTCGTTACCAAAAGAGTACCGAGCTGTTGATCCGTAAATTGCCTTTCCAACGGCTTGTGCGTGAAATCGCCCAGGACTTCAAGACCGATTTGCGTTTCCAGAGCTCTGCCGTCATGGCATTGCAAGAGGCGAGCGAAGCGTACTTGGTCGGTCTCTTCGAAGACACCAACTTGTGCGCCATCCACGCCAAGCGTGTCACGATCATGCCAAAGGACATCCAATTGGCTCGTCGTATCCGCGGAGAACGTAGCTTAATTAAATAtccgttaaaaatattaatatcacccCCTAAAACGGCCCTTTTCAGGGCcaccaaaatttttaaaatttactgtaGACCGACCACCggttgatttttaaatgtagtcGTCACCGGgttttattcaacattttaattcaaaagtgTAAAAGTGCCCATAATAGGTGTTCAAGTTTAGgtcgtattaaataaaatatgttactatgtattatataaaaagaattataatttataaccctTTTAATCCaacaggtaataataatattgtgtaagatTGACTAAATAGCCGGTTCGAACAACTAGTGATGGGGAATAATCGAATGATCCATTCAAATGAATTACGATTAACATAGTTGAATcgcttaaactaaaaaataaaaatcaaagctTCTCGAATAATAATGTGTGGACTGTAAATAAGGTATAttgttcttttatataattaatcggTCGTTGCGCGACGGATGACATATTCGTCGTGGAGTGCCACAATAgactatataaaatgtaatcataataaaaaattataatattatctgaccTATCCATACGACCGACGCGACCGCGCAGGTCCCCTCTCATCATAACACACGCGCGCGGCTATCGTTAtcgatacctaatataatagaaatataacaaaaatagaataatattaaacaacaaacatttaacattGCTTTGAACTgggttgttgttattgtttacaatataaataattgaacgaTAAGTGAGAAATACTGAAATACAAAGACGTATACAatagtaaaactatttatagtttCCTACTATTGACTGTCGACTGATATAGTTatatcagtaataataattattatttatgtcttaaattatgatttttaaatatgtaactaatttatgtttatgtgtggcacaaccaataataaaaaaaatattataatataatatcagatTTTCAAAtcgtttcaaatttcaatccAATTTCTccaaatataatcaaataaaaattgctcAAAACACATCATTAAATTGGGAAATTGGATTACGTAACCAAAAATTCTTTGAATCCATCCTCCATTGATAGGATGTCCTCAGTTTTTACAGCAGGAAAATATGGTAGAACTAATACCTGTGAGTAATGAacctaaatcaatttatttgttaaattaagataagtattattttatagtttcaatttacaaaaattaccaTTCTCAACACTCTGAcagcaatttgtttttttgtaattaagaggtaggtatatactagttttttttatttataatgaaatatattactgcctaacaaattaaaacgttaatcatgtaatttcattttcattaaacaaaaaaaaaaaaaaaaactaaaaagtgtttgaactatattttataggtaactacctagcaaaaatgaaaataaaatccttGATGATCGCTTTTGAGGAATATTGTTTTGACTGCATTCGTCATTCCATATcgggaaattataataataatcggttATTACTGTGAGTTGGCTTCGTATTAATGGTAACACATTGTAATGTGATAATCAGtcaacatatacctatattttcttCAATCTTTCCTGATAATATTGCATACACCATTGGAAAActctataacaaaatatgtacataattgcctattttatttattgttatgatttttaattatttgctatAGGTAGTGTAGATGCCGAAGTCTTGGAGGATTCAGGtgcaaaattaacattttctgAAGATTTGGCGCTGAGTAATATTTGATAGCTAATATTGATTttcttgattataatatttatgatttaccacatttttataaatattacttgaaaagtaaatatttgataggtatcttttttttgtacatccTCGAATGTCATATCCTGCTACCTgaacctaatattttaattaataattacttaaataattatcatacctATCTTAATTTTGgtgaaaatattactaaaaattaaaccttTGATTTGTTAGTTTAAAGGGAccttgatttaaaatataaagttgttggtatttatactacttaaattaaagtataaaaattaatttacttattttatggattttgccgtattaatgtaaattgtcCATTAGTAATATGTGAAGGCCTTCAATATCATCAGGTGTTGCAGGAAATTACTTTTTCCTCAGACAACGCTTCCGTTCAGACCCTTGTAAAGGGTGCAGTAGTCTTGTGCAGCATTTGGAaaactaggtaggtattatataatattatatataagccagtgttaaaattaaaaacaaattatttacagaTTAATGTATACTCTTAAATTTTTcagataaaacaaattaaaactattaaaggatatttatttcatttgtagaatagttaaaaatatatattatattattatttaaaaatttcttccATGGTTCCGTAATTTTTGATGGGCTCCGtagaaactatttataaaaaataatattaagagttTCTTGTCTGACTGTTGCCAACACCATCTTGCGTCGGAGTCTTATCAAGTCTCTTTCGCTTATCATTTTACGGACAACTTTACTGCTGCTGATGCCCCAAGTCaaggtttatagataattgatattatcttGGCCCCAAGTCACCCAGTCggttatataataagtgataGGCAAGAACTTGAGCGACAACTGCATCGGTCTGCACGTATCATTTTACCACTCGATGTTGCGTCTTCGACGTGAACAATGAAGCTGCTGTttgttagaatataatttaggagagttaacagaaaataaacaatttttcaatttgcGTTGGTTGCCTACTTAAAGCACCAGGCTATTGCCTTTTCACTCTGTAATATCTGTATAAAGTTTTCATGATAGGAAGTGATTGGTCAGTTTAAGATACTAGACGTGATTAGATGATATTTTCTACACGACTTCAGGATAGTGTGTGTGCTGTGAGACAATTTTAGTATGCGCAatgacacacacacaaaattaaataacaacagttaatactattataagatAGAAACattcattatcataataattaaatatttataatcatccTTACTTGCTCACCCGTTTTTTTCACCGGGTTATTTTTCtgtggtacaaaaaaaaaaaaaaataaataaataaataaataatcgaaaCATTTGgataatttacctattttaatatcttgttAAAATACATCTGAAGTActagaatacaatttaatgagTTGAGTTATCTTTAGAATTCAAGTAAAcctaatgtttgttttaattaacattatgaaTTACGTTTTTACAAATGTGACTACCTACCATTCGACCAGCAAGTCATCAAAACAGttaagaaatcaaaaattaacatttaaaaaatgtgtttcagATCATTATATTAGACCAGTCACAAAATGGAAacccaaaaaataatattattgaataattgtgtaataaatataatatttattattttttaaaaatgtatgtagtgAAAGTCACTTTAGCGGATTTTGACAGAGGACGAGCAGACCCaggaaacattatattattgcgatTGTGTCCATATTGAGGACGGCTAGTGTtaataaacgataaaatatatcataaaatataaaataaattgttagtaaagttattggtataatatttaaatgatgataaaaagaggtaattttttagaatatttttataatactattgtacacttcatataatattttaattaaaaaacgaattaaTATCAAAGATTAGATATTATGTTGGCAATGTTTGCCACAATAAATTTCAATGGTATAAACTTTaagttagtttattatatcacAGATCAATTAATTAGGTCTGTCACGAATTGGTAATagacaaaaaacaatatttagaaatattgtgtaatgaatataatatttattataatgtacaacaCTAAATTAATGTCTGGATTAGAGTTTAGCTCCATTACactaatctattataatagagTTGTCTAGaacagaaaaatttaaaaaattttatagtataactatttttaaggcGTACTACCATTACGGCGTATCATCTACCAGACGTTTGatgttgtaaataaatgtatacctattttgtttatttaaaaccgACTTTCGACcgaatttcttttataatgtataattataattatttttttaagtttaacacTATTAAGActagatattttataggtaaagtCTGCCTCGAAACATTTCAATGGTAGAAACGTTAATGACGCCGTGCCGAACGACTAACCCAAAATCGTCAATTTTGAAAAGCCACCGTTCATCGGCATATGGGTCGATTGTCAATCTGCAAACACCCAATTGTTGGGAAACTCGTATAGAATGTGTTCAAAGTGGTTTTGTACATTTTCATTCGGTTTCGGTCACACGGTAGACCATTAAACATGGTGTACGAAAATCCGGTCGGAAGCGTGTGAATAACGATCCGTGGTGGTTTTGTGATACCGGATAGcggtaaaaatgttataagatATCATATGAAATTTAGTTGGCTTTCCAAAGAACCCAAAACTAGATCTCTACGATAATTACTTGCCGAGAAATCGCGAAAAACGT from Aphis gossypii isolate Hap1 chromosome 1, ASM2018417v2, whole genome shotgun sequence includes these protein-coding regions:
- the LOC126548903 gene encoding histone H2A; protein product: MSGRGKAGKSKGGKSKTRSSRAGLQFPVGRIHRLLRKGNYAERVGAGAPVYLAAVMEYLAAEVLELAGNAARDNKKSRIIPRHLQLAIRNDEELNKLLSGVTIAQGGVLPNIQAVLLPKKTEKKV
- the LOC126548894 gene encoding histone H4-like; amino-acid sequence: MMIVAVARSNCKTLMFQCNEYHQYLYTKRIRICGSHWPARERQPMGGRNGMVHFDWPGARRKTHKYNGVCKSGISQRSAFTVASLAVLSWKLHKFNMTGRGKGGKGLGKGGAKRHRKVLRDNIQGITKPAIRRLARRGGVKRISGLIYEETRGVLKVFLENVIRDAVTYTEHAKRKTVTAMDVVYALKRQGRTLYGFGG
- the LOC126548895 gene encoding histone H3-like, whose product is MARTKQTARKSTGGKAPRKQLATKAARKSAPATGGVKKPHRYRPGTVALREIRRYQKSTELLIRKLPFQRLVREIAQDFKTDLRFQSSAVMALQEASEAYLVGLFEDTNLCAIHAKRVTIMPKDIQLARRIRGERSLIKYPLKILISPPKTALFRATKIFKIYCRPTTG